From Candidatus Cloacimonadota bacterium, a single genomic window includes:
- the ispD gene encoding 2-C-methyl-D-erythritol 4-phosphate cytidylyltransferase: protein MEAMTTAIVTAAGSGSRMGGNVRKQWLRLGGIPILIHTLQKFFNSAHVDNIIVTAPEEELGYCEELIHEYFEDSVKPWLVVCGGIERQDSVFCALQNCPTETEFVLIHDAVRPFITEDLIEELLKIVQKDKAVIPVARLKNTIKSIKGDYIEQTIPRHNLVQVFTPQVFAYRLILAAYERAYQEGYVSTDDSALVEHNGGKVRYKFCSDLNLKITDEVDLFFARQILDNNLI, encoded by the coding sequence ATGGAAGCAATGACCACAGCGATAGTTACCGCCGCCGGCTCAGGCAGCCGCATGGGTGGAAACGTGCGCAAACAGTGGCTACGTCTGGGCGGTATTCCCATCCTCATTCACACCTTGCAAAAGTTTTTTAACTCAGCCCACGTGGACAACATCATCGTAACCGCCCCCGAAGAGGAACTTGGCTACTGCGAAGAATTGATTCACGAATACTTTGAGGACTCCGTGAAGCCCTGGCTGGTGGTTTGCGGCGGTATCGAGAGGCAGGACAGCGTGTTCTGCGCCCTGCAAAACTGCCCGACAGAAACGGAATTCGTGCTCATCCACGATGCCGTGCGCCCCTTCATCACGGAAGACCTGATCGAAGAACTGCTGAAAATCGTGCAAAAGGACAAGGCCGTTATCCCCGTTGCCAGGCTAAAAAACACCATCAAGAGCATAAAAGGCGATTATATTGAACAAACCATTCCCCGTCACAACCTGGTGCAGGTATTCACGCCTCAGGTTTTTGCCTACCGGTTGATCCTGGCTGCCTATGAGCGCGCCTACCAGGAAGGCTATGTGAGCACTGATGATTCCGCTTTGGTGGAACACAATGGTGGTAAAGTTCGCTATAAATTCTGTTCAGACCTGAATCTGAAAATCACCGACGAAGTAGATCTGTTCTTCGCCCGGCAGATCCTGGACAACAATCTTATCTAA
- a CDS encoding radical SAM protein, translating into MKYKHLFGPVHSRRLGYSLGVDLVPFKYCPLSCVYCEVQITDHLTLERREFFPLEEITAELVDFLKTKPELDYITFSGAGEPTLYSRIGEIVRFVKGEYPEYKLALLTNGTLLNDAALRQEILPCDLILPSLDACHQQTFRIINQPHPALTAEGLVEALTLLREDYKGLIWLEVFIIAGVNDSEDEMACLCRAIERIRPDLVQINSLDRPGAEAWVKAAGDEVLTKVLNYFSARLDMPVEIIAKAQQEIAVPPVPEDIEATIAATLKRRPSTAEDLSVTLGLHINEISKYLRQLNSEHKISVRREQRGIFYSWKQ; encoded by the coding sequence ATGAAATACAAACATCTTTTCGGCCCGGTCCATTCCCGCCGGTTGGGATATTCCCTCGGCGTGGACCTGGTTCCTTTCAAATACTGTCCGTTGAGCTGCGTCTATTGCGAGGTTCAGATAACTGACCACCTCACCTTGGAACGCCGGGAGTTCTTTCCTCTGGAAGAGATCACCGCTGAACTGGTGGATTTTCTGAAAACAAAGCCGGAACTGGATTACATCACCTTTTCCGGTGCTGGTGAACCCACGCTTTACAGCCGCATCGGCGAAATCGTGCGCTTTGTTAAGGGCGAATATCCAGAGTACAAACTGGCTCTGCTCACCAACGGGACTCTGCTGAACGATGCCGCCCTGCGGCAGGAAATCCTGCCCTGCGACCTCATCCTGCCATCCCTCGACGCCTGCCACCAGCAGACTTTCAGGATAATCAACCAGCCCCATCCTGCCCTAACGGCTGAAGGGTTGGTGGAAGCCCTAACCTTGCTTCGGGAAGATTACAAAGGCCTGATCTGGCTGGAGGTTTTCATCATCGCCGGAGTCAACGATTCCGAGGATGAGATGGCCTGCCTTTGCAGAGCGATAGAAAGGATTCGGCCGGATTTGGTTCAGATCAATTCCCTGGACCGCCCCGGCGCGGAAGCCTGGGTTAAAGCGGCGGGGGATGAAGTCCTGACCAAGGTTTTAAACTATTTCAGCGCCCGGCTAGACATGCCTGTGGAAATCATCGCCAAAGCGCAGCAGGAAATAGCGGTTCCGCCTGTGCCGGAAGATATTGAAGCAACAATCGCTGCCACACTCAAGCGGCGTCCTTCCACCGCGGAAGACCTCTCCGTCACTCTGGGACTGCACATCAACGAAATCAGCAAGTATCTGCGCCAGTTGAACTCTGAGCATAAAATCAGCGTCAGGCGCGAACAAAGGGGAATCTTTTACTCATGGAAGCAATGA
- the bamA gene encoding outer membrane protein assembly factor BamA, with the protein MHIFKRCLVPCLMLLISCGSLFAAGETIYDIIVRGNKAVSPQMVTTAITLRTGDLLNPEEVARSIRQLYKMRMFSDVRISTEPYRTGVNLIVDVVENPVLAIIEYEGMKAVKKEKLDELVTVRVGSFWSDFQKHELVSKLTAEYNSKGYNNAKVMLDEQTDAEGKIRVKVSVVESGRLAINAVTFVGNENIEDSALLKRMKTKPANLFRSGRFEQDKFDQDLIKLADYYKKNGYIDVIVGPHELISTGEKTQELVINITEGKRYTFSGITVTGNEHFTTEKLQETFTLKVDEPFDQTKFDEQLNKIYSLYYDEGFIYIGIDQEIQRADSTLTIVLNVKEGARARIRQIHITGNERTKDKVLLRELEIAPGDYFRQSQVIRSQQNIYNLGFFEPDIRLDYTPINANGDIDLQIDVIDKSAGSANGGVGYNSQDGFVGQLSLSMNNIMGNNWSSSLAWEFGGKTQDFQFSFTNPNLMDTDILLGSSIYYTTKDWSSFYYKIFTRGASIRLGQYLPWVDRTRLVAGYSLYSKKYEITNHSMIDPFTNATLVELDTLGWRYTSAVSATVSRDTRNNIYFPSRGTQMTLFSELAGGLLGGNFDYFKQIAQVNWYMELWYKLTLRTKWRFGYITPYGSSTDAPPDEKFYLGGTGVDGIRGYPDRRIGVDEDGDGEMDTGGTREIIFSTELGYPIGSDQIIGQVFFDAGDCYNKLRDFNFLKFKKGVGAGVRIQSPFGLIGFDYAYNLDKGTWEPHLQFGTTF; encoded by the coding sequence ATGCACATTTTCAAAAGGTGCCTGGTGCCCTGCCTGATGCTGTTGATCAGCTGTGGCAGCCTGTTCGCGGCAGGCGAAACTATCTACGATATCATCGTGCGCGGAAACAAGGCGGTCTCACCCCAGATGGTGACCACCGCCATCACCCTGCGCACAGGCGATCTGCTCAATCCGGAGGAAGTCGCCCGTTCCATCCGGCAGCTCTACAAGATGCGGATGTTTTCGGATGTCCGGATCTCCACAGAGCCCTACCGGACAGGCGTGAACCTAATCGTGGACGTGGTGGAAAACCCGGTGCTGGCTATCATAGAATATGAGGGAATGAAAGCAGTTAAAAAGGAAAAGCTGGACGAACTGGTAACAGTGCGCGTCGGCTCTTTCTGGAGCGACTTTCAAAAGCACGAACTGGTAAGCAAGTTAACCGCGGAATACAATAGCAAAGGTTACAACAATGCCAAGGTGATGCTGGACGAGCAGACGGACGCTGAAGGCAAGATAAGGGTGAAGGTGAGCGTGGTGGAGAGCGGACGCCTGGCTATAAACGCCGTGACCTTTGTGGGAAACGAGAATATTGAAGATAGCGCCCTGCTGAAACGAATGAAAACCAAACCCGCGAACCTCTTTCGCTCCGGGCGCTTCGAACAGGATAAATTTGACCAGGACCTGATCAAACTGGCTGACTATTACAAGAAGAACGGCTATATTGACGTGATAGTTGGACCGCACGAACTTATCTCCACCGGAGAGAAAACCCAGGAACTTGTGATCAACATCACCGAAGGCAAGAGATACACTTTCTCTGGAATCACAGTGACAGGCAATGAGCATTTCACCACCGAGAAACTGCAGGAAACCTTTACCCTGAAAGTTGACGAACCCTTCGACCAGACCAAGTTTGACGAACAACTGAACAAGATCTATTCACTCTATTATGACGAAGGCTTCATATACATAGGGATCGACCAGGAAATACAGAGGGCCGACAGCACTCTGACCATAGTTCTGAACGTGAAGGAAGGTGCCCGGGCCCGCATCCGCCAAATCCACATCACAGGAAACGAGCGCACCAAGGATAAGGTGCTGCTCCGGGAACTGGAAATCGCGCCGGGGGATTATTTCCGCCAGAGCCAGGTGATTCGCAGCCAGCAGAACATCTACAACCTGGGCTTCTTCGAGCCTGACATCCGGCTGGACTACACTCCCATAAACGCTAACGGAGACATCGACCTCCAAATCGACGTGATTGACAAATCCGCCGGCTCTGCCAACGGAGGAGTGGGCTATAACAGCCAGGACGGCTTTGTGGGCCAGCTTTCGCTTTCCATGAACAACATCATGGGCAACAACTGGTCGAGCAGCCTGGCCTGGGAGTTCGGAGGCAAAACCCAGGATTTTCAGTTCAGCTTCACCAATCCCAATCTGATGGACACCGACATTCTGCTTGGGTCGTCGATCTATTACACAACCAAGGACTGGAGCTCCTTTTACTACAAGATTTTCACCCGGGGCGCGAGCATTAGGCTGGGCCAGTATTTGCCCTGGGTTGACCGAACCAGGCTGGTAGCGGGTTATTCACTCTATTCTAAGAAATACGAGATCACCAACCATAGCATGATCGATCCCTTCACCAATGCCACTCTGGTGGAACTGGACACCCTGGGCTGGCGCTATACCAGCGCTGTGAGCGCCACCGTGAGCCGGGACACCCGCAACAATATCTATTTCCCTTCCCGCGGCACGCAGATGACTCTGTTTTCGGAACTTGCCGGCGGCTTGCTGGGAGGAAACTTCGATTATTTCAAACAAATTGCCCAGGTGAACTGGTACATGGAACTCTGGTATAAGCTGACCCTGCGCACCAAATGGCGCTTTGGCTACATCACCCCCTACGGTTCTTCCACAGACGCTCCGCCAGACGAAAAATTCTATCTGGGGGGCACCGGGGTTGACGGCATCCGTGGCTACCCAGACCGCCGGATCGGGGTTGACGAGGACGGGGACGGAGAGATGGATACTGGCGGAACCCGAGAAATCATCTTTTCCACTGAACTGGGCTATCCCATCGGAAGCGACCAGATCATCGGACAGGTTTTCTTCGACGCCGGCGATTGCTACAACAAGCTTCGCGATTTCAATTTCCTCAAGTTCAAGAAGGGCGTGGGGGCGGGTGTCCGCATCCAGAGCCCCTTTGGCCTGATCGGATTCGACTATGCCTACAACCTTGACAAAGGCACTTGGGAACCGCATCTCCAGTTTGGCACTACCTTCTGA
- a CDS encoding T9SS type A sorting domain-containing protein yields the protein MKLSPALFAVLILALAVCASAEPALARKPWAAASGRSFEARADSLTGFDVLSYDLTLNINHAAQHISGNVLATVLAEQNLTSIPYNLVGLSVSQVLVNGNPASYTHSGGIININLNIQAGQTFTTQVFYSGNPQLSPNVYHIGMIFNANTVFTISDPDAARYWWPCYDHPWDKAIVNLSVTLRSDWKVAANGIRTSIVDHGDGTATTYWTGSHPMTTYLVCVTCGPYVEINQNAGDLPIQNFVMQNQHNNALTDFANLPDMIDYFSQIFGPYPFEKYGNTVVNMSTYGAMEHQTMTTLGSYIITGTGAHELIIAHELAHQWFGNAVSFLTFADVWLSEGFATYSEHLWTDKTEGWQAACDYVANYYHQYYINWEGSSPQTIYNPSFNNYFAPPSYEKAASVLHMLRLRLGDAQFFQLLQSWFNTYKYGNAITPEFQAMAQNISGQDLSQFFNQWIYSAGIPSLEYSVWNNPVCNSPLKIIAKTVSNTSTPFHIDVPFRFVDGAFTDSLLVKASPEGTLNHFWPELTPNTVLTPNYHNWTLLRGITELSPALAECLPSNSSVLLAWDSFLNDGSLGYNIYRRVSGGSEDWLLLNPEPISSLSFTDFTAQNGVCYEYALSAVDTGGWISKMSSPVSATPVSFSFSHNLLVVDETRDGNGASINPDDQMVDDFYDTVLHPIPHDDWDVATQGLPPLDVLGQYRLLLWHADDFSQNQLIDHQNTLGGYLHGGGKLILSGWKTASVLSASFLNRFGGIIELIYDNSPSLISAQSSSYATLNIDPEKLIPAWNGMLPYIYTFNKVAYPIYTANMLPTAQGNGACVALRSGDPDTGSVFVLFGFPLYFAQASGVRAFLQEIIPELIDLTPVEDPATPPASAALEIWPNPFSASASLRISLPAKGPLSLVLYSLRGQALRRIHAGEKDSGIHSFTLECRDDSGNPLADGIYLLKMEYAGKTLVRKVSLIK from the coding sequence ATGAAACTTAGTCCGGCTTTGTTTGCCGTTTTGATTCTGGCCTTGGCTGTCTGCGCCTCGGCGGAGCCCGCGCTGGCCCGCAAACCCTGGGCTGCCGCTTCCGGCCGGAGTTTTGAAGCCCGCGCCGATTCCCTCACAGGATTCGATGTGCTATCCTACGACCTTACCTTGAATATAAACCACGCTGCCCAGCACATCAGCGGAAACGTGCTCGCCACTGTGCTCGCGGAGCAGAACCTGACGTCCATTCCCTACAATCTGGTGGGGCTCAGCGTCAGCCAAGTGCTGGTCAACGGAAATCCTGCCTCCTACACCCACAGCGGGGGAATCATCAACATCAACCTGAATATCCAGGCAGGCCAGACTTTCACCACCCAGGTCTTCTATTCAGGCAATCCACAGCTTTCACCCAACGTTTACCATATCGGCATGATCTTCAATGCCAACACCGTGTTCACCATCTCCGATCCTGATGCGGCCCGCTATTGGTGGCCCTGTTACGATCATCCCTGGGACAAAGCCATCGTCAATTTGAGCGTTACCCTGCGCAGCGACTGGAAAGTGGCGGCCAACGGCATCCGCACATCCATCGTGGACCACGGCGACGGCACCGCCACAACTTACTGGACCGGCTCACATCCAATGACCACTTATCTGGTTTGCGTCACCTGCGGCCCTTACGTTGAGATAAATCAAAACGCCGGCGACCTGCCCATCCAGAATTTCGTGATGCAAAACCAACACAACAATGCCCTGACAGACTTCGCCAACCTGCCGGACATGATTGACTATTTTTCCCAGATCTTTGGGCCCTATCCCTTTGAAAAATATGGCAACACGGTGGTGAACATGAGCACCTACGGCGCCATGGAACACCAAACCATGACCACCTTGGGCAGTTACATCATCACCGGAACCGGTGCTCACGAATTGATAATCGCCCATGAGCTTGCCCACCAATGGTTTGGCAACGCCGTTTCTTTCCTCACTTTCGCCGATGTCTGGCTTTCAGAGGGCTTCGCAACCTACTCAGAACATCTCTGGACCGATAAAACCGAGGGCTGGCAAGCCGCCTGCGATTATGTGGCCAACTACTACCACCAGTATTACATAAACTGGGAGGGCAGCAGCCCGCAAACCATCTACAATCCGTCTTTCAACAACTATTTCGCTCCTCCTTCCTACGAAAAAGCGGCATCGGTGCTCCATATGCTACGCCTCAGGCTGGGCGACGCCCAGTTCTTCCAATTGCTCCAATCCTGGTTCAACACCTATAAATACGGAAACGCCATCACCCCGGAATTCCAGGCCATGGCACAGAACATCAGCGGGCAGGACCTCAGCCAGTTTTTCAACCAGTGGATTTACAGCGCCGGCATTCCCTCTCTGGAATACAGCGTCTGGAACAACCCTGTCTGCAATTCCCCTCTGAAAATTATCGCCAAAACCGTTTCCAACACATCAACCCCATTCCATATCGATGTGCCTTTCCGCTTTGTTGACGGAGCTTTCACTGATTCCCTTCTGGTGAAGGCATCCCCCGAAGGGACACTAAATCACTTCTGGCCTGAATTGACACCCAACACTGTGCTCACGCCCAATTACCACAATTGGACTTTGCTGAGAGGCATCACAGAACTCAGCCCCGCTTTGGCGGAATGCCTGCCCTCCAACTCTTCCGTGCTCCTGGCTTGGGATTCTTTCCTGAATGACGGCAGCCTTGGCTATAACATATACCGGCGTGTGTCTGGCGGTTCGGAAGACTGGCTGCTCCTCAATCCGGAGCCGATCTCAAGCCTCAGCTTCACTGACTTCACCGCTCAAAACGGCGTTTGCTACGAATACGCCTTGTCGGCTGTGGACACAGGCGGCTGGATCAGTAAAATGTCCTCTCCGGTCTCGGCCACTCCGGTGTCTTTCAGCTTTTCCCACAATCTCCTGGTGGTGGATGAAACCCGCGATGGCAACGGCGCCAGCATCAACCCCGACGACCAGATGGTGGATGACTTTTACGACACGGTGCTGCACCCCATCCCACACGACGACTGGGATGTAGCCACCCAGGGCCTTCCCCCGCTGGATGTTTTGGGACAGTACAGACTGCTGCTCTGGCACGCGGATGACTTTTCCCAAAACCAGTTGATAGACCATCAGAACACACTCGGCGGCTACCTCCACGGCGGCGGAAAGCTGATCCTTTCCGGCTGGAAAACCGCTTCCGTGCTGTCAGCAAGCTTCCTTAACCGCTTCGGCGGAATCATCGAGCTCATCTATGACAATTCACCCAGCCTGATCAGCGCCCAGTCCAGTTCCTACGCGACGCTCAACATCGACCCGGAAAAGCTGATCCCTGCCTGGAACGGAATGTTGCCATACATTTACACTTTCAACAAGGTTGCCTACCCCATCTACACCGCGAACATGCTTCCCACGGCACAGGGCAACGGCGCTTGCGTGGCTTTGCGCAGCGGCGATCCGGATACAGGCTCTGTGTTCGTCCTTTTCGGTTTTCCGCTCTATTTCGCTCAAGCCTCCGGCGTTAGGGCCTTTTTGCAGGAAATCATCCCGGAACTCATTGACCTCACGCCGGTTGAGGATCCCGCCACCCCGCCCGCTTCCGCGGCTCTGGAAATCTGGCCCAATCCGTTCAGCGCCTCCGCTTCCCTGCGAATCTCGCTGCCTGCCAAAGGCCCGCTCAGCCTTGTTCTATACAGCCTTCGCGGCCAGGCTCTGCGCCGGATCCATGCCGGGGAAAAGGATTCAGGCATCCACAGCTTTACACTCGAATGCCGTGATGACAGCGGAAACCCGCTCGCAGACGGCATCTATTTGCTGAAGATGGAATACGCCGGAAAAACCCTGGTGAGGAAGGTCAGCCTGATAAAATAA
- a CDS encoding T9SS type A sorting domain-containing protein, producing MTEIANPRRIFLLLFCLLSGLVWAQPEFFFLRGLQFHSSGSGEGGPDWISLERYSYFSDPLEPLRISFVRWQSDLWADPDSDYHYDNTFAFLGLVNYASDEVLIRSPGYDHTNGNGYRVSRISNSGYYLEDRYTENPWAAFAQIQINYFYNDDMLLVRKIRRVNWPLEYWKHEYSLDARGRRLLETVSSSVDSLNWTPRHSYAYVYGNQAVLDGYQFEKYSSYVPWRYSSETTELPPFPYLNDSQVVSSIIHREFVGGVWSEPDTFALNLTFSATGASVDYRNGIFTWTSEGLPKSVELPPDANPYLGVNFTFDHSASSAASEPLLPAVPSPRVSPNPVQDKAWVNLGIIPKGPVRLLIFNLRGQLMREEIHPNLAQGENKLELPLVNAHGEHLPNGLYFLRMESRESSETCRFLVLR from the coding sequence ATGACCGAAATCGCCAATCCACGCAGGATATTCCTGCTGCTGTTCTGCCTGCTGTCCGGGCTGGTTTGGGCGCAGCCGGAGTTCTTTTTCCTTAGGGGACTGCAGTTCCACAGTTCCGGCAGTGGGGAAGGCGGTCCGGACTGGATCTCTCTGGAGCGTTACAGCTATTTTTCCGACCCCCTGGAACCGCTCAGGATAAGCTTTGTCCGCTGGCAATCAGACCTTTGGGCGGACCCGGACTCAGATTACCATTACGACAACACCTTCGCGTTCCTGGGGTTGGTGAATTACGCCTCGGATGAAGTGTTGATCCGCTCCCCCGGCTATGACCACACCAACGGCAACGGCTACCGCGTGAGCCGTATCAGCAACAGCGGCTATTACTTGGAGGACCGATACACGGAAAATCCCTGGGCCGCCTTTGCCCAGATACAAATCAACTATTTCTACAATGACGACATGCTCCTGGTCCGGAAAATCCGCCGAGTCAACTGGCCTCTGGAATACTGGAAGCACGAATACTCTTTAGACGCCAGGGGACGGCGTTTGCTGGAAACCGTAAGCAGTTCTGTAGATTCGCTGAACTGGACGCCCCGCCATAGCTATGCCTACGTTTATGGCAACCAGGCTGTCCTGGACGGCTATCAGTTTGAAAAGTATAGCAGCTACGTGCCCTGGCGCTATTCCAGCGAAACCACGGAGCTGCCGCCATTTCCCTACTTAAACGACAGCCAGGTGGTCAGTTCCATCATCCACAGGGAATTTGTCGGCGGCGTCTGGAGCGAGCCTGACACTTTTGCTCTGAACCTCACTTTCTCTGCCACCGGCGCTTCCGTGGATTACCGGAATGGTATTTTCACCTGGACCAGCGAAGGTTTGCCCAAAAGCGTTGAGCTTCCTCCGGACGCGAACCCTTACCTCGGAGTCAACTTCACTTTTGACCACTCCGCGAGTTCCGCAGCGAGCGAGCCTCTGCTGCCCGCAGTCCCATCTCCGCGGGTAAGCCCAAATCCTGTTCAGGACAAAGCTTGGGTCAATCTTGGCATCATCCCGAAAGGGCCTGTTCGACTGCTGATTTTCAATCTACGCGGACAACTGATGCGTGAGGAAATCCATCCCAACCTCGCCCAGGGAGAGAATAAACTGGAATTGCCGCTGGTGAATGCACACGGCGAGCACCTGCCCAATGGCCTCTATTTCCTCCGGATGGAATCCCGAGAAAGCTCGGAAACCTGTCGCTTCCTGGTTTTGCGCTGA
- a CDS encoding cytidine deaminase, with product MNERPSWQQYFIQMAILASSRSTCLRRQVGAVLVKENQILSTGYNGSPKGVRHCSETGCLRLQNKVPSGQQHELCRGLHAEQNAIIQAGLNGSSARGATLYCTHQPCSICARMIINAEIVTVYISNTYPDALAEQLLAEAGVELIHFDMESGKMKKLL from the coding sequence ATGAACGAACGACCCTCATGGCAGCAATATTTCATACAAATGGCGATCCTGGCCTCCTCGCGCAGCACCTGTTTGCGAAGGCAGGTCGGGGCCGTGCTGGTGAAGGAAAACCAAATCCTTTCCACCGGCTACAACGGCAGCCCAAAAGGCGTGCGTCACTGTTCTGAAACAGGCTGCCTGCGCCTCCAGAATAAGGTTCCCTCCGGCCAGCAGCATGAGCTTTGCCGCGGCCTACACGCAGAACAGAACGCCATCATCCAGGCCGGCCTGAACGGTTCCAGCGCCCGCGGAGCCACGCTTTACTGCACACATCAGCCCTGCAGCATCTGCGCCAGGATGATCATCAACGCCGAAATCGTTACCGTTTACATCTCCAACACCTATCCAGACGCCCTTGCGGAGCAGTTGTTGGCAGAAGCCGGGGTGGAATTGATCCATTTCGACATGGAGAGCGGCAAAATGAAGAAGCTGCTTTAA
- a CDS encoding ABC transporter ATP-binding protein has translation MRTFDAVLPYLKKSYGRIAGGIVMLILVDIVQLITPRVMQYAIDSIQERRITSTGLIWVALIIIGLALAVMILRYFWRVLIIGNAFRIEKHLRQDFYNHLLRLSQNFFNRSKIGDLMAYATNDLNAVRMLFGMGLIAGMDIVLMTIASFSFMGSIDWRLTGLAVLPMPILTITITIFGKKMHKSFFRVQKSFATLSGAIQESISGIRIVKAFGQEKSELEKVDEVSWQFVQENIRMAKIAGFFHPFQSLVISLSMVITLFFGGRAAIRGDITIGQFIAFFQYLGMLVWPMIAIGWIVDMYQRGTASLKRLNEIFQTAPEIDDSEADPAIKSLQGNIEIRDLSFRYGDNLPLIFDGISTSVSDGKTLAVVGPTGCGKTTLIELLVRIYEPPKGSILIDGHPLHRIPLNVLRRDMVLVPQDIFLFSDSISNNIRLGSPETSTEQVLEAAKLAQIHDEVMEFENKFDTVIGERGVTLSGGQKQRVAIARALLTNPEILILDDALSAVDTKTERFILEKLIETRKGKTTIIIAHRISSIQHADRIIVLGDGKITESGTHDELVALGGLYHDLYEKQRIRARLEGEEL, from the coding sequence ATGCGCACTTTTGACGCCGTTCTTCCATATCTGAAGAAGAGTTATGGAAGAATAGCCGGGGGCATAGTGATGCTGATCCTGGTGGATATTGTGCAGCTTATCACCCCCCGGGTGATGCAATACGCCATCGACAGCATCCAGGAGCGGAGAATCACCTCCACAGGGCTGATTTGGGTGGCGCTGATCATCATCGGGCTGGCTTTGGCAGTGATGATACTGCGCTATTTCTGGAGGGTTTTGATCATCGGCAATGCCTTCAGGATCGAAAAGCATCTGCGGCAGGATTTTTACAACCATCTACTGAGGCTTTCTCAGAACTTTTTTAACCGCAGTAAGATCGGCGACCTGATGGCCTATGCCACCAACGACCTGAACGCCGTGAGGATGCTCTTTGGCATGGGGCTTATCGCGGGAATGGACATCGTGCTGATGACGATCGCCAGCTTCAGCTTCATGGGCTCGATAGACTGGCGCCTGACCGGTTTGGCGGTGCTGCCGATGCCTATCCTGACCATCACCATCACGATTTTCGGCAAGAAGATGCACAAAAGCTTCTTTCGGGTGCAGAAAAGCTTCGCCACGCTCTCCGGGGCCATCCAGGAAAGCATCTCCGGGATTCGCATCGTGAAAGCCTTTGGCCAGGAAAAATCCGAGCTGGAGAAAGTGGATGAGGTTTCCTGGCAGTTTGTGCAGGAAAATATCCGCATGGCTAAAATCGCCGGCTTTTTCCACCCCTTCCAGAGCCTGGTGATCAGTCTTTCGATGGTGATAACCCTTTTCTTTGGCGGTCGCGCAGCCATCCGCGGCGACATCACTATCGGGCAGTTCATAGCCTTCTTCCAGTATCTGGGAATGCTGGTCTGGCCGATGATAGCCATCGGCTGGATCGTTGACATGTACCAGCGTGGCACCGCCTCGCTGAAGCGGCTGAACGAGATTTTCCAGACCGCCCCGGAAATCGACGACAGCGAGGCCGACCCTGCCATCAAATCCCTGCAGGGCAACATCGAAATCCGCGACCTCAGCTTTCGCTACGGTGATAATCTGCCCCTGATCTTCGACGGTATCAGCACCTCGGTCTCCGACGGCAAAACCCTGGCCGTCGTGGGCCCCACAGGCTGCGGCAAAACTACTTTAATAGAGCTGCTGGTGCGCATCTACGAACCTCCCAAAGGCAGCATCCTCATTGACGGGCACCCGCTGCACCGGATTCCGCTGAATGTGCTGAGGCGCGACATGGTGCTGGTTCCCCAGGACATCTTCCTCTTTTCGGACAGCATCTCCAACAACATCCGGCTTGGGAGCCCGGAAACAAGCACTGAACAGGTTTTGGAAGCAGCCAAGCTGGCCCAGATACACGATGAGGTCATGGAATTTGAAAACAAATTCGACACCGTGATTGGCGAACGCGGCGTAACCCTCTCCGGAGGCCAGAAACAACGCGTCGCCATCGCCAGGGCGCTGCTTACCAATCCCGAAATTCTGATCCTGGACGACGCCCTCTCCGCCGTGGATACCAAAACCGAACGTTTCATCCTGGAAAAACTTATCGAGACCCGCAAAGGCAAGACCACCATCATCATCGCCCACCGCATCTCTTCAATCCAGCATGCCGACCGCATCATCGTCCTAGGTGACGGCAAAATCACCGAAAGCGGCACTCATGACGAACTGGTAGCCCTGGGCGGCCTGTATCATGACCTCTACGAAAAACAACGCATCCGGGCCCGCCTGGAAGGGGAGGAGTTATGA